Proteins encoded together in one Drosophila albomicans strain 15112-1751.03 chromosome 2R, ASM965048v2, whole genome shotgun sequence window:
- the LOC117576510 gene encoding rootletin — MQAYRDNFKQTPCPTAVDLPTGGGGGAGGGGVGTTSTRLPFSRKPNSQAAAASGAITPRMMSPAPPPGSAPASGADCSTNALLRQNQELRQRLADESHSYRRRLDTYKQAQHNQANLVSRLQSKIQQYRQRCSDLEDRMHDTIKPTTTTTSAAAPKLTTGPTASQVLCSTSLTLGQSSLPCSSSLDSPPPSCSRDYLLDDGSGELCRKLDEERNRCEQIVAQNSALRQQLEESNRTNEALTNDLQKLTNDWASMRDELLIKEDEFKEEEQAFKDYYNSEHNRLLKMWREVVAVKRAFKDMQSAMKAEVAKMGQEINGVGKDINCSNSSMAFALQQAKRASDEELKQSKRVQDELQAQLATLKVQYESARHEIMERDQRLLELMNQLKKLEDRCAQAESQASLANRYNDEIERLNNSMREIAQAVVQDAEIADREADAEVNPAMQHMHLTRDSASVAGGAGGASVGGGGGGKSPRRNSTRASQAFAEGTISAVQAALHKYQLALHDMQVKFQHSSETLRNTRTQLDTSEGTKQLLTNKMQQLTEKLDSSNSKLSELLQERESLQKTLDDVRVQKQQSEMGRADLNNAFENLSGDFEKLQLNYGKLQKRIDSMEEDKKAVELEIQRILKDKNITELNLRSEEDRSSRLREETISLREELNRVSLNRDLLEQQRIESDNLIGLLEKQKVDLEYDLDKILMEKCDLQEKHEKLSNNNCSTSDELKSVQSCLMDAQEERKKLRLQSTDQANEIGELKKELAVLDKARLELETDNLSYSEKLKCLQLEKEKILQDLACMTREKCDIHNQLTATCRKKEALNEELMRTRQRLEQTTETNSRLNRNIEDMVKDVEEKQVVIDLHEKDTHRLNELLAALRSEKESLETVLFDTNTTLEAVEEKRSQLERDLQEALVREESLKNHVARLQKDLEICQRKAQETKTQLINAARAAESEFNQKIAGLQAAAEDASKRHGDEVLQLRNALEKRMQQALQALQTAKDDEIEKLQERLAALQAHIESLVQQHEETLIRAENEKQQALLMAHRDKQAVAERLESVSRDLKQEQEALDRSKREANARDEKQRGAIAQLKDEIVLMRTKEEEHKIKLEECIRKQELQLNSLREERDTLCRMSEEFKMEIRLKEDKMEGTNNELQDALRKTKEGEGYIESLRKELTDSRRQLADSNIERDKYSTSNKELRDHVKRVESAKREQARAIEEALQKISTLEETRNSLENERTRLSTILKETENNFTKTTQELNSTKSTLHKTQMEFAQKDEGGKELQNKLSAEVELKERAQQELCQIKKQLADLEANLCATRQELGRARCHNNQEEHRFHAREQELATRMEEARGREKRLEDQKHNLEVCLADATQQIQELKARLGGAEGRIRALDEQLACVELHKRDVDHKLSSVVHTLRRIAGIQVDGSVNLSHRLLSPSRRFSPSRSVGDYDTRSTSQCPDAPVDVDPDLVRKGVRNLMHQVAQLEREKDDYKSQLGAAKKQLQDAAEQQLRCDAKLGKLQAMLRNLQEEKSNLETDRKMKISALNALEEKLKQRTDELQMMRERLAQTEMQLAATSEENGQNEERLEKSRQQCGKLENEKRVLQEELAKVEGRASKLDLQRVAMEGDLTRLQMALQEKDCNIRQVSERLENQTRAMTQLEDRCTSLKSTVDQLKERLQKSAVSETQLRGEIKTLQKELSEQGHCSQANEDKLKLLQKTLQTAENEKRILTERLDSAQTNLNELRRSQQAQLDGNQRLQEQVTDLEVQRSALESQLRIVKWNQESGDKVVTNGNGGGGGSREEEELSRQLKSSQREKSELRSKLQTLQDKVKQLECDRKSKFAGGSAYDRAEKSSSYYGGDNGEYDSNRYDMGNGGGGNGGGGGGYSCGLDHSTIEQETRDLRLKVRRLETLLAEKESELARCKARMHDSSKCNDGLDADRYRSAQMHAEKLLDAREQSHKQQVLRLENQISMLREQLAQEAKRRQQYVLRSSKANREMQHLRSTLGDSLRNVSQHPVDAHLLESESRRLDSAVSMSLPPSTCRDYDRD; from the exons ATGCAAGCGTATCGCGATAACTTCAAGCAAACGCCTTGCCCAACGGCCGTCGACCTGCCAaccggaggaggaggaggagcaggcgGAGGTGGAGTTGGCACAACATCCACGCGTCTGCCTTTCTCACGCAAGCCCAACAGCCAAGCCGCCGCTGCTTCTGGAGCTATTACACCACGCATGATGAGTCCCGCTCCACCGCCGGGCTCAGCTCCTGCTTCGGGCGCCGATTGCTCCACGAATGCGCTGCTGCGTCAGAACCAGGAGCTGCGCCAGCGCCTGGCAGATGAATCGCACAGCTATCGACGGCGTCTGGACACCTACAAGCAGGCGCAGCACAATCAGGCCAATCTGGTCAGTCGGCTGCAGTCGAAGATTCAGCAGTACAGGCAACGTTGCAGCGATCTCGAGGATCGCATGCATGACACCATCAAGCCCACGACTACGACGACGTCAGCGGCGGCGCCCAAGTTGACCACAGGACCAACAGCCAGTCAGGTGCTG TGCTCCACTTCGCTGACCTTAGGACAGAGCAGTCTGCCCTGCAGCTCCTCGCTGGACTCGCCTCCACCGAGCTGCAGTCGGGACTATCTGCTAGACGATGGCAGCGGCGAGTTGTGCCGCAAGTTGGACGAGGAGCGGAATCGCTGCGAGCAGATTGTGGCGCAGAACAGCGCCTTGCGCCAGCAGCTGGAGGAATCGAATCGGACCAACGAGGCGCTGACGAACGATCTGCAGAAGCTGACCAACGATTGGGCGAGCATGCGTGACGAGCTGCTGATCAAGGAGGATGAGTTCAAGGAGGAGGAACAGGCCTTCAAGGATTACTACAACAGCGAGCACAATCGTCTGCTCAAGATGTGGCGTGAAGTGGTCGCCGTGAAGCGTGCTTTCAAGGACATGCAGTCGGCCATGAAGGCGGAGGTGGCCAAGATGGGTCAGGAGATCAATGGGGTGGGCAAGGACATCAATTGCTCCAACTCCTCGATGGCCTTTGCGTTGCAGCAAGCGAAACGCGCTTCCGACGAGGAGCTCAAGCAATCGAAGCGTGTTCAGGATGAGCTGCAGGCTCAGCTTGCGACGCTGAAGGTGCAATATGAGAGCGCACGCCACGAGATCATGGAGCGTGACCAGCGGCTGCTGGAGCTAATGAATCAGTTGAAAAAGCTGGAAGATCGCTGCGCTCAGGCCGAATCGCAGGCTTCGCTCGCTAATCGCTACAATGATGAAATCGAGCGTCTGAACAACTCGATGCGCGAGATTGCCCAAGCGGTTGTACAAGACGCCGAGATCGCGGATCGAGAGGCCGACGCCGAGGTCAATCCGGCCATGCAGCACATGCATCTAACGCGTGACTCCGCCTCCGTAGCGGGTGGCGCTGGAGGCGCTTCTGTTggcggaggcggcggcggtAAATCGCCACGACGCAATTCGACGCGCGCCTCGCAAGCTTTTGCCGAAGGCACCATTTCAGCGGTTCAGGCAGCGCTGCACAAGTATCAGCTGGCTCTGCATGACATGCAGGTCAAGTTCCAGCATAGCAGCGAAACGTTACGCAACACACGCACCCAACTGGACACCAGCGAGGGCACCAAACAGCTGCTGACCAACAAGATGCAACAGCTCACCGAGAAACTCGATTCAAGTAACTCCAAACTCTCCGAGTTGCTTCAGGAACGCGAGAGTCTGCAGAAGACCCTGGACGATGTCCGGGTTCAGAAGCAACAGTCCGAAATGGGGCGTGCCGATCTCAACAATGCG TTTGAGAACCTAAGCGGTGACTTTGAGAAGCTGCAGTTGAACTATGGCAAGCTTCAAAAGCGCATTGATTCCATGGAGGAGGACAAGAAGGCCGTGGAGCTTGAGATACAGCGCATACTGAAGGATAAGAACATAACCGAATTGAATCTAAG ATCCGAAGAGGATCGCAGCAGTCGATTGAGAGAGGAAACGATCTCACTGCGCGAGGAACTCAATCGCGTTAGTCTCAACAGGGATTTGCTAGAGCAACAGCGCATTGAGTCAGACAACTTAATTGGTTTGCTGGAGAAGCAAAAGGTTGATCTAGAGTACGATCTGGATAAAATACTGATGGAGAAGTGTGATCTGCAGGAGAAGCATGAGAAGCTAtcaaacaacaattgctcaACGAGTGACGAACTAAAGTCGGTGCAGAGTTGTCTTATGGATGCTCAGGAGGAGCGCAAGAAACTCCGATTGCAATCAACGGATCAGGCTAATGAAATAGGTGAACTAAAGAAGGAGCTGGCGGTGCTGGACAAGGCGCGCCTTGAGCTAGAGACAGACAATCTGTCGTACAGCGAGAAGCTCAAGTGTCTGCAGCTGGAGAAGGAGAAAATCCTGCAGGATCTGGCCTGCATGACGCGGGAGAAGTGCGACATTCACAACCAACTGACAGCCACATGCCGCAAGAAGGAAGCTCTCAACGAGGAGCTGATGCGGACTCGCCAGCGCTTGGAGCAGACCACCGAGACAAACAGTCGCCTCAATCGGAATATTGAGGATATGGTCAAGGATGTAGAGGAGAAGCAGGTTGTCATTGACCTGCACGAGAAGGACACGCATCGCTTGAATGAACTGCTCGCTGCGCTGCGCTCTGAGAAGGAATCCCTCGAGACGGTGCTCTTCGATACGAATACTACTCTAGAGGCAGTGGAGGAGAAGCGCAGCCAGCTGGAGCGTGACTTACAGGAGGCTCTTGTTCGCGAGGAATCGCTGAAGAATCACGTGGCTAGATTGCAAAAGGATCTTGAAATTTGCCAGCGTAAGGCGCAGGAAACTAAGACGCAGCTCATCAATGCAGCTCGCGCTGCCGAAAGCGAGTTCAACCAGAAGATTGCCGGTCTGCAAGCTGCAGCAGAAGATGCTTCCAAACGACATGGCGACGAGGTGCTGCAGCTGCGTAATGCTCTGGAGAAACGCATGCAGCAAGCGCTGCAAGCACTCCAAACCGCTAAGGATGATGAGATTGAGAAGCTGCAGGAGCGTTTGGCTGCTCTGCAAGCTCACATTGAGAGTCTTGTGCAGCAGCATGAGGAGACCTTGATTCGTGCCGAGAATGAGAAGCAACAGGCGCTGTTGATGGCGCATCGGGATAAGCAGGCGGTGGCCGAACGTCTAGAGTCTGTGTCACGAGATCTCAAGCAAGAGCAAGAGGCACTGGATCGCAGCAAGCGTGAGGCGAATGCACGTGATGAGAAACAACGCGGAGCGATTGCACAGCTCAAGGACGAGATTGTGCTGATGCGTACCAAGGAGGAGGAGCACAA GATCAAGCTGGAGGAGTGCATACGCAAGCAGGAGCTGCAGTTGAACAGTCTACGTGAGGAGCGCGATACGCTGTGCCGCATGAGCGAGGAGTTCAAGATGGAGATTCGCCTCAAGGAGGACAAAATGGAGGGCACCAACAATGAGCTGCAGGATGCGCTACGCAAGACCAAGGAAG GTGAGGGTTACATCGAGAGTCTGCGCAAGGAGTTGACCGACAGTCGTCGCCAGTTGGCGGACAGCAACATCGAGCGTGATAAGTACTCGACGAGCAACAAGGAGCTGCGCGATCACGTGAAGCGTGTGGAGAGCGCCAAGCGGGAGCAGGCACGTGCCATTGAGGAAGCCTTGCAGAAGATTAGCACGCTGGAGGAGACCAGGAACAGTCTGGAGAACGAACGCACGCGTTTGAGCACCATATTGAAGGAGACGGAGAACAACTTCACCAAGACCACGCAGGAACTCAACTCCACAAAGTCAACTCTCCACAAAACCCAGATGGAGTTTGCCCAGAAGGACGAAGGCGGCAAGGAGCTGCAGAATAAGCTATCCGCTGAGGTTGAGCTCAAGGAGCGCGCACAACAGGAACTCTGCCAGATCAAGAAGCAGTTGGCCGATCTAGAGGCTAATCTCTGCGCCACTCGCCAGGAATTGGGACGCGCACGTTGTCACAACAACCAGGAGGAGCATCGCTTCCATGCTCGCGAGCAGGAGCTTGCCACCCGCATGGAGGAAGCACGCGGTCGCGAGAAGCGTCTCGAGGATCAGAAGCACAATCTGGAGGTGTGTCTAGCGGATGCCACTCAGCAAATTCAAGAGCTGAAGGCGCGTCTAGGCGGTGCCGAGGGTCGCATTCGGGCACTGGACGAGCAATTGGCCTGCGTGGAGCTGCACAAGCGCGACGTGGATCACAAGCTAAGCTCCGTGGTGCACACGCTGCGTCGCATCGCTGGCATTCAAGTGGATGGCAGTGTGAATCTCTCGCATCGTCTGCTCAGTCCCTCCCGCAGATTTAGTCCCTCACGCAGCGTGGGCGATTACGATACACGCAGCACCTCGCAGTGTCCCGATGCTCCCGTGGATGTGGATCCCGATCTCGTCCGCAAGGGCGTGCGCAATCTGATGCATCAGGTGGCGCAGTTGGAGCGCGAGAAGGATGATTACAAGTCGCAGCTGGGCGCGGCCAAGAAGCAGCTGCAGGATGCCGCCGAGCAGCAATTGCGTTGCGATGCCAAGCTGGGCAAACTGCAGGCGATGCTGCGCAATCTGCAGGAGGAGAAGAGCAACCTGGAGACCGATCGCAAGATGAAGATCTCGGCATTGAATGCGCTCGAAGAGAAGCTCAAGCAGCGCACCGATGAGCTGCAAATGATGCGCGAGCGTCTCGCTCAAACGGAAATGCAGCTGGCGGCAACGTCCGAGGAGAACGGACAGAACGAGGAGCGGCTGGAGAAGAGTCGCCAGCAGTGCGGTAAATTGGAGAACGAGAAGCGTGTGCTGCAAGAGGAATTGGCCAAGGTGGAAGGACGTGCCAGCAAACTGGACTTGCAGCGTGTGGCCATGGAGGGTGATTTGACTCGCTTGCAAATGGCGCTGCAGGAGAAGGACTGCAACATCCGGCAGGTGTCGGAGCGCCTGGAGAATCAGACGCGCGCCATGACACAGCTGGAGGATCGCTGCACTTCGCTGAAGTCCACGGTGGATCAGCTGAAGGAACGTCTGCAAAAGTCCGCAGTTAGCGAGACGCAGTTGCGTGGCGAGATCAAGACACTGCAGAAGGAACTGTCCGAGCAAGGACATTGCTCCCAGGCCAATGAAGACAAGCTCAAGCTGCTGCAGAAGACGCTCCAGACCGCAGAGAACGAGAAACGCATTCTAACCGAGCGCTTGGATAGCGCTCAGACGAATCTCAACGAGCTGCGACGCAGTCAGCAGGCCCAACTCGATGGCAATCAGCGGCTGCAGGAACAGGTCACGGATCTGGAGGTGCAGCGCTCGGCGCTCGAGTCGCAGCTGCGTATAGTCAAATGGAATCAGGAGAGCGGCGACAAGGTGGTCACTAATGGTAATGGTGGAGGCGGCGGCAGTcgggaggaggaggaactgAGTCGCCAACTGAAGTCATCGCAGCGTGAGAAGTCCGAGCTGCGCAGCAAATTGCAAACGCTGCAGGACAAGGTAAAGCAGCTGGAGTGCGATCGCAAGAGCAAGTTTGCCGGCGGCAGCGCCTATGATCGTGCCGAGAAGTCCAGCTCCTACTACGGTGGCGATAACGGAGAATACGATTCCAATCGCTATGACATGGGCAATGGCGGAGGAGGTAATGGTGGGGGTGGAGGCGGCTACAGCTGCGGATTGGATCACAGCACCATTGAGCAGGAAACGCGTGATCTGCGCTTGAAGGTGCGACGTCTGGAGACGTTGCTGGCCGAGAAGGAGTCGGAGCTGGCGCGTTGCAAGGCGCGCATGCATGacagcagcaagtgcaacGATGGCCTCGACGCGGATCGTTATCGCAGTGCCCAGATGCATGCGGAGAAGTTGCTCGATGCCCGCGAGCAATCGCACAAGCAGCAGGTGCTGCGTCTAGAGAATCAG ATCTCCATGCTCCGGGAGCAGCTGGCGCAGGAGGCTAAGCGAAGACAGCAGTATGTGCTGCGCAGTTCCAAGGCGAACCGAGAGATGCAGCATCTGCGGAGCACCTTGGGCGACTCCCTTCGTAATGTTTCACAGCATCCGGTGGATGCGCATCTGCTCGAGAGCGAGAGCAGACG GTTGGACTCTGCAGTGTCCATGAGTCTGCCGCCGTCGACGTGTCGGGATTACGATCGTGACTAG
- the LOC117576514 gene encoding glutamyl-tRNA(Gln) amidotransferase subunit B, mitochondrial, translated as MRNYIVVRRLATQPKLANAPKRKWKSVVGLEVHAQIASVSKLFSGSGTAFGAPLNTGVAYFDASIPGTLPVLNRKCVESGIKTALALGCRVNEVSMFDRKHYFYADLPNGYQITQQRAALANNGLMTFPVITPGKKVYYKSVNLLQLQLEQDSGKSLHDDYLKRSLVDLNRAGLPLMELVFAPDLETGEEAASLVKELMLILRRLQTCSCKMEEGALRVDANISIHQEGDPLGVRTEVKNIGSVRSISQAISYEINRQLELVADGGVVTNETRNWDAENRRTVAMRDKEVLQDYRFMPEPNLPPLHLNLKPGCRSTKELISVAELSEQIPELPEHTRQRLMEHYKLNAETAIILVNEPVLLEHFVNISKSLAGVPTKVITNFLINDLLTYCNKLNLDVDDCAISAEALKDVLQALHAEQINLQAARQLIQLLHNNPSQTVSQLVTENNLQQICDLASIEAYCQQAIANQPKAVQQYQKGKSKALFAIVGEVAKLSAQKANMKLAVECLEKLLKKQQ; from the exons ATGCGGAATTACATCGTTGTGCGACGACTGGCAACACAGCCAAAACTAGCCAATGCTCCCAAGCG TAAATGGAAAAGCGTCGTTGGCTTGGAGGTGCATGCCCAAATCGCCAGCGTCTCCAAACTGTTCTCGGGCAGCGGCACCGCTTTTGGAGCACCGCTAAACACTGGAGTGGCCTACTTTGATGCCTCCATACCAGGCACACTGCCG GTGCTCAATAGAAAGTGCGTGGAGTCGGGCATCAAGACAGCTTTGGCGCTTGGCTGTCGTGTAAACGAGGTGTCCATGTTCGATCGCAAGCATTACTTCTATGCTGATTTGCCA AACGGCTATCAGATTACACAACAACGCGCTGCATTGGCCAACAATGGTCTGATGACGTTTCCCGTCATAACTCCTGGCAAAAAAGTCTATTACAAGTCTGTGAatctgctgcaattgcagctggAGCAGGACAGCGGCAAGTCGCTGCATGACGATTATCTGAAACGTAGTCTAGTGGATCTAAATCGAGCTGGTTTGCCGCTCATGGAATTGGTCTTTGCGCCAGATCTGGAGACGGGTGAAGAGGCGGCATCGCTAGTCAAGGAGCTGATGCTTATATTGCGACGACTGCAAACCTGCAGCTGCAAAATGGAAG agGGTGCTCTGCGTGTGGATGCGAATATATCCATACACCAAGAGGGCGACCCTTTGGGCGTGCGTACTGAGGTCAAGAACATTGGCTCCGTGCGTAGCATCTCGCAGGCCATCAGCTATGAGATCAATCGCCAGCTGGAGCTGGTAGCCGACGGCGGCGTCGTCACAAACGAGACACGCAACTGGGATGCCGAGAATAGACGCACTGTGGCCATGCGTGACAAGGAAGTGCTGCAGGATTATCGCTTTATGCCTGAGCCCAATCTGCCGCCACTCCATCTAAACCTGAAGCCAGGTTGTCGTTCCACCAAAGAACTGATATCAGTAGCTGAGCTAAGCGAGCAGATTCCAGAGCTGCCGGAGCACACGCGACAGCGTCTCATGGAGCACTACAAGCTCAATGCGGAGACGGCAATTATTCTAGTG AATGAGCCTGTGCTGCTCGAGCATTTTGTGAACATCAGCAAGAGCTTGGCTGGCGTCCCAACCAAAGTGATTACCAACTTCTTAATCAACGACTTGCTGACCTACTGCAACAAGCTTAATTTGGACGTAGACGATTG TGCCATCAGCGCTGAGGCTTTGAAGGATGTGCTGCAAGCGTTGCATGCGGagcaaatcaatttgcaagCAGCACGTCAGCTCATACAACTTTTGCACAATAATCCCAGTCAGACTGTGAGCCAG CTCGTAACGGAGAATAATCTACAACAGATCTGCGATCTGGCCAGCATTGAAGCCTATTGCCAGCAGGCAATAGCCAACCAGCCGAAGGCTGTGCAGCAGTATCAAAAAGGCAAGTCCAAGGCGCTCTTTGCCATCGTTGGCGAGGTGGCCAAGTTGTCGGCGCAAAAGGCCAACATGAAGCTAGCAGTTGAGTGTCTGGAAAAGCTGCTTAAGAAGCAGCAATAA